One segment of Penaeus chinensis breed Huanghai No. 1 chromosome 14, ASM1920278v2, whole genome shotgun sequence DNA contains the following:
- the LOC125032440 gene encoding ATP-dependent RNA helicase DDX51-like, translating into MHQTDYPTSTRYWGTEACEDPLGNDASPAEPNDQASVLLARLNERARLRKAGKPILGEGNCVKENEKHSEESHKKTPTKKKNKSKTKGQTDQNDVSLTAVTDAEETFINGEENGEDSPLKKKKKKKHSKDVEEDIGDKTQMNEEVEFNEDCSQKKGKKDKLRTESINLEADPLEGNRHTDTNNKKSLKQSSKRQGDSNTDALGENSTQESVDPLIDNSSGAVSEKEKKCKKRKKTESEDDSKLEAGDIEPSTLLSENKKRKVNECSTNLTKENGVADRDADASQNEGDSEPPEASKLQTEREAKRRLKKEKKKEKKWKKKQARNNGEIGGFTLVGEVSSTTKAKVERVLPLWMSNPVRFGRDIQGEKVPLESIPGIDTSLKKVLKKREIENFFPVQTCVIPELLGSVSSISTRFRPRDICVSAPTGSGKTLCYVLPIIQALGNRNVRRIRALVLLPVQELAMQVYKVFQTYAVTKQLKIGLVNGVKAFKEEQQALVRHDYAGHHSLIDILVATPGRLSDHLSFTKGFDLSHLRYLVLDEADHMLATGGGEWINRIEQSIKDQNVEIGTLGLQAMGAVHFPKPSLHRLLFSATLTNNPEQLKHVPLYRPKLFTTCDSGPTISVAKNSEVTKYTRPAELTEEFTVVEESVKPLIIHHLIKSRGWSKVLIFTNSLETTHKLTVLLSLIAKDMNVKEVSKFVDKKKRKFIVANFLSGDINVLVASDVMARGLDIPNVDNVVSYDVTSNTTYIHRIGRTARAGRPGTAVSLVTLDKMRDFKGILRNGGQSATEFTVPTSDLEPYEEMYVEALAKMKDILQGEEQKKRGNTERENAHKHRHFIERKNVQGNKDLSSKKPNHDQKDRY; encoded by the exons ATGCATCAGACTGACTATCCCACTTCAACACGATACTGGGGCACAGAAGCTTGTGAAGATCCTCTTGGTAATGATGCAAGTCCTGCAGAACCAAACGATCAAGCTTCAGTCCTCCTCGCTCGACTGAATGAACGGGCCAGACTGAGAAAGGCTGGGAAACCTATTTTGGGCGAAGGTAATtgtgtgaaagaaaatgagaaacactCGGAGGAGAGTCACAAGAAAACccctacaaaaaagaaaaacaaaagcaaaacaaaaggtcAAACAGATCAGAATGATGTCAGTCTTACAGCAGTTACTGATGCAGAAGAAACCTTTATAAATGGTGAAGAAAATGGTGAAGATTCGCCcctcaaaaagaagaagaagaagaaacattcaAAAGATGTGGAGGAGGATATTGGGGATAAAACACAAATGAATGAAGAAGTGGAGTTTAATGAAGATTGCtctcaaaaaaaagggaaaaaggacaaGCTCAGAACTGAAAGTATAAACCTTGAAGCTGATCCACTAGAAGGTAACAGACacactgatactaataacaaaaaatcacTTAAACAATCAAGTAAAAGACAAGGTGACAGCAATACTGATGCTTTAGGTGAGAATAGTACGCAAGAAAGTGTGGACCCACTGATTGACAACAGTTCTGGGGCTGtgtctgaaaaagaaaaaaaatgcaagaagagaaaaaaaacggaatcTGAGGATGATTCCAAGCTTGAAGCAGGTGATATCGAACCAAGCACACTGTTGTCAGAAAATAAGAAGCGGAAAGTCAATGAATGCAGTACAAATCTGACCAAGGAAAATGGAGTTGCAGACCGTGATGCTGATGCTTCTCAAAATGAGGGGGATTCTGAGCCACCTGAAGCAAGCAAATTGCAAACAGAACGTGAGGCAAAGAGGAggctgaagaaagagaagaagaaagagaagaagtggaagaagaaacaaGCAAGAAATAATGGAGAGATTGGGGGATTTACTTTGGTGGGAGAAGTTTCATCTACAACCAAAGCAAAG GTTGAACGAGTATTGCCACTTTGGATGTCTAACCCTGTAAGGTTTGGACGAGATATTCAAGGAGAAAAGGTTCCTTTGGAGTCGATACCTGGTATTGATACTTCTCTCAAAAAGGTTCTTAAGAAGCGAGAAATCGAGAATTTCTTTCCTGTCCAGACATGCGTTATTCCAGAACTTTTAGGCAGTGTTAGTTCCATATCAACAAG GTTTCGACCAAGGGACATATGTGTGTCTGCTCCCACTGGGAGTGGAAAGACGTTGTGTTATGTTCTTCCGATCATACAAGCCTTGGGCAATAGAAATGTTCGAAGAATACGAGCTCTGGTGCTTCTACCTGTCCAGGAATTGGCAATGCAA GTGTATAAAGTCTTCCAGACTTATGCTGTTACTAAGCAGCTAAAGATTGGGTTGGTAAATGGTGTAAAGGCTTTCAAAGAAGAACAGCAGGCTTTGGTCCGTCATGACTATGCTGGCCACCATTCACTGATTGATATTCTGGTTGCCACCCCAGGAAGACTGTCTGATCACCTGAGCTTCACCAAAGGCTTTGACCTTTCACATCTGAG gTACTTAGTACTGGATGAAGCTGACCACATGCTAGCAACCGGTGGAGGGGAATGGATCAACCGAATAGAACAGAGTATTAAGGACCAAAATGTAGAGATTGGGACACTAGGCCTTCAGGCAATGGGAGCAGTTCATTTTCCTAAACCTTCACTGCATCGACTCCTATTTTCTGCAACCTTGACCAATAATCCAGAACAATTAAAGCATGTCCCACTCTATAGGCCTAAACTCTTCACAACTTGTGATAGTGGTCCTACCATTTCAG TTGCGAAGAACTCTGAAGTGACAAAGTACACCAGGCCAGCAGAACTAACTGAAGAATTCACTGTTGTTGAAGAGTCTGTGAAGCCACTTATTATTCATCACTTGATAAAATCTAGAGGGTGGAGTAAGGTCCTGATATTCACTAATTCTCTTGAAACAACACATAAGCTGACAGTTCTGCTCAGTTTGATTGCAAAGGATATGAACGTCAAGGAAGTTTCCAAGTTCgttgataagaagaaaagaaagtttaTTGTTGCAAACTTTTTGTCTGGAGACATAAATGT tcttgtAGCCAGTGATGTTATGGCTCGTGGATTGGATATACCTAATGTTGACAATGTAGTCAGCTACGATGTCACTTCCAACACTACATACATTCATCGTATTGGAAGAACTGCAAGAGCTGGAAGACCAGGAACAGCCGTTTCACTTGTTACTCTAGACAAG ATGCGCGACTTTAAAGGTATACTCAGAAATGGTGGACAGAGTGCAACAGAATTTACAGTTCCTACTAGTGATCTGGAGCCTTAT